In one Diabrotica virgifera virgifera chromosome 5, PGI_DIABVI_V3a genomic region, the following are encoded:
- the LOC126884416 gene encoding uncharacterized protein LOC126884416, giving the protein MVQGGVDQRDSNGPRWRRSAGQQRSKVESIRGTATVQGRGGQRDSNGPRWRRSAGQQWSKVESISGTATVQGGDGQRDSNGPRWSRSAGQQRSKVETVSGTAMVQSGGDQRDNNGPRWSRSAGQQRSKVEAVSGTATVQVEVIGSPEQPITIRFNFNTASLASGYADDSLNRPTRGTKLCVGRFTCGKRTW; this is encoded by the exons atggtccaag gtggagtcgatcagcgggacagcaacggtccaaggtggagacggtcagcgggacagcaacggtccaaggtggagtcgatccgcgggacagcaacggtccaaggtagaggcggtcagcgggacagcaacggtccaaggtggagacggtcagcgggacagcaatggtccaaggtggagtcgatcagcgggacagcaacggtccaaggtggagacggtcagcgggacagcaacggtccaaggtggagtcgatccgcgggacagcaacggtccaaggtggagacggtcagcgggacagcaatgGTCCAAAGTGGTGGCGATCAGCGGGACaacaacggtccaaggtggagtcgatcagcgggacagcaacggtccaaggtagaggcggtcagcgggacagcaacggtccaagtaGAGGTAATAGGATCACCGGAACAGCCGATAACGATTCGATTCAATTTCAACACCGCGAGCCTTGCTTCTGGGTATGCAGACGATTCTTTGAATCGTCCCACCAGGGGTACCAAATTATGTGTAGGACGCTTCACCTGTGGTAAAAGGACCTGGTGA